Part of the uncultured Desulfobacter sp. genome, CGTTCCGGAATCTGCGTCCTGGAGGGTGGCGATAATCCGTATCAAAGAGGATTTTCCGGCCCCGTTTTCACCGAGCAGGCCGAACATGCCGGTCCCGATGGTGAGGGAGACGTCCTTTAACGCGGCGATTTTCCCGGCATAGGTCTTATTCAAATTGGTTATTTCAAGCTGCATATGATCAGTCTCCGTCCTTTAAATTAATAATGCTGTCACTACAAAGACTGGCATGATGACAAATATTGATAAAAAAAACTGTCGATTGAAGAACAAAGACTGTCTTTGGATGAATTTAATTAAAGAAAGGAGCATATTGAATATGCTCCCGTTGATGAGGAAGGGCTATCCGATTAAGAATTTACTTTTTTACCGATGATCTTCTACCGCCTATTTGACATCCTTAAACGCCAGGGAGATCCGGGTCATGGCCCAGTCAATGTCTGACTTGGTGATCACCAGGGGCGGGGCAAACCGGATGGTATAGGTATGGGTTTCCTTGCACAGGATACCCAGTCCGGCAAGACGTTCGCATATGGCCCGGGCGCCTCCCGGAGTATTTTCATGAAGCTCAACGGCAATCATCAGGCCGATCCCGCAGATCTCTTTGATGGCCGGGCAATCGATCTGTTTGAGCTGGTCATTGCGAAAGGCCCGGGAGGTCAAGGTTAATTTGCCGGCCTGGTCCATCATGGCCCGGCGGATTTCAGGGTGGCAATGGCCCTGGTTCACGGCGGAATATGCAGCCAGGCAGTCCATGTACTTATTGCCGTCCGCGTCCCACACCCAGATGCCCTCGCCCTTGCAAAGGACCACATCCAGGGGTTTATAATTTTTGGCGCCATACTGGTCTTCAAGGGCAATATATTCATTTGTTTTCATGATTTTTCCTTTACACTTTTTCATCAACGGCCATGGCCCGACCGGGTCTATCAGCGACCAGACGAAGCCCACAACAAAACATGAAAGAAACCCATTACCACTGTCTGCCGTCCCAGAACGGACTTAAATTTTTCGAGGGCGCGGTCAGCCGCCAGATCAAGCTGCTGGAAAACCAGTTGAACGTGATCATTTTTCACCGGGCCCACCGAAAACTGAACCTTACGGAGCAGGGGCGGATCCTGGCCCGAGTTGAACCAGAACTCAAAGGGGGTCAATGCCTTCAAACAGTGGCTGGTTAACACTCTGCCCTCCGAATGCGTTTAGCAGTTCGCTGAAAATCATCATTGACGCCATACGGGGTGGTTGACAAAGGTCCGGAACGTGTCATAAACAGGTCTGGCATGAATTAACCTTGTAATCTTATTTTGTCGACTTTATGATTTAAACATGAAAAACAGAAACCTGACAAGCATTGTTTTCGATGATATCCGCAACAAAATTTTAAATTACCAGCTGCTGCCCGGCAACCGGATTTCAGACACTGAAATTGCCGAAGCAATGGACATCAGCCGGTCCCCCGTGCGCCAGGCCCTGTTTCGCCTGGCCGAACACGGACTGATAGAATCCCGCCACAACCGAGGTTTTATTGTTAAAGTCTTTTCAGCCAAAGAGATAGAAGACCTGCATGTGCTGCGTGAAGCATTAGAACTCAGCGCCATTGACCTGCTGGTTAAAAATATGAACCGGGATACGGCCCAGCGCCTGGAACATGCCGTGGACTGTTTAAAACCATTGATTGATCAAAATGACATTGCAGAAATAACCCGCATTGACTGGCAGTTTCACAACCTGATCATCAAAGGCGGGGGCAACACATTAATGATTGAATTTTACCGCAGCCTGCAGGACAGGATCAAAATATCATTTCCCCATTTGCAAACCCCAGGTCCTGCCATGTGGGAAATTTATGACGAACACAAACAGATTCTTGACAATATTCTGTATAGAAACACAGCCGGGGCCAAATATGCCATGTCCAGTCACCTGAAAAGGGCTTTGGAAATCAACCTGACCGCCACCCGAGAACATAAGTCCAAAACCCCCTGAATACGTTCGGCTTAATTCCGTGTTGAAGATCTGTATTTTTTCCTTGACATGCTTGCAAATTGTCGACATTTTTGTGGAAAATTTTTTTATAGTTAACAAAGAAAATTGCATATAGACCGAACAGGCGTTTGGCAACCCATACCTGTTTCACCCTAATTGCCGTGCCCGATCTCATGGGCGAAGCCAAGAGCTTGCTTTTTTTAGCCAGTTTGGTTAAGTTTATAGAAAATTTTATTTCAATCTGTGGGAATCAATGAATTAAATCTTTACACGAATTGAATAGTTCTTTTAGCATACCGTTATCTAAGTTATTACGGTAGGGACCATTTTTTCGAAAATTACCCCATACGTTCCACAACATCCATTCTCACGGACAACTAATAGTCCAATTGTAGCTAAATTGTAGGAACATTGCCGATGAGTGTTTTTGACAGGTTGTCATTAAAAAACCGGATGGTGTTTTCATTTTCCCTGATTATTATCCTGTTTGTGGTATTGAGTATCAGCACCTACCGTCAAATAGAAGTCCTCAATGAGCTTACCCGGACACTCTACACCCACCCGCTCCAGGTATCCAATGCCGCCCTGGAAGCCAAGGCCGGGGTGCTTGCCATGCATAGATCCATGAAAGATGTCTCAACCGCCCAAAGCCAGGCCGATATTTCCCTGGCCATCCAGGAGGTCCGGGAAAAAGAGGCCGTGGTATACCGGGAGCTGAATCTGATCAAGCGTTATATTCTGGGCCTAGAAGGCAGGCAGTTGATTGAAAGCACCATCCTGCTTTTTGACGGCTGGAAGCCCATTCGACTGGAGGTCCAGGACTTCGTTCTCAAAGGGGAGAGGGCATCCGCCAACCTGATCACCCGAAAAAAAGGGGCCGATTACGTGGCCCACCTGGAAAGGCGCATGGAAGAGCTCACCCGTTACGCCAGAAATAAGGCAGACGGATTTATGCAGGATGCCCGCAAAACCCAGCGCCGGGTCTATATTCATATCCTCACCTCCATCACCCTTTTTATGTGCCTGGCAATCACCATCGGCTATCGGTTGTCTTCAAGCATCCTGGGTGCCATTGAAACCTTTCGCCAAACCATCGCCCGGATCACCCGGACAGGAGAACTGGAGCAGACAACCGTTAAGGGAAATCATGAAATTGCGGCACTGGCCAGTCATTTCAACCGCCTGATCCACCGCCTGCAAGGACAGTTCTGGCTCCAGCGTATGGAAAATGAGCTGATTCACGCCCTGTCCGGAGACCTTGGATTTGAGGCGATGTTAGAAAAAAGCTGCACCCACCTTTGCCAGAGCCTGAAAAACTGCACCGGTGCCATATACACATATGATGAGCAAGGAGGCAAGTGCCGGCTCAGTTATTATTATGCAATTCCCGAAGGCAGTCAGTTCGCCAAAGAGTTTGACCTGGGAAAGGGGCTTGTGGGTCAGGCCGCGAAAGATAAAAAAAAGATTATGCTGTCCCGGCCAACGACTGAAGAGGCCTCTGTCAATTCCGGAATACAACACCAGACTCCCTCGGGTATTATGGCCATTCCCATGATGTATAAGAATCATCTTTTGGGTATTTTTGAAGTGGCCTTTTTTGACCCCGAAAATACGCTAAAACAGCAAGCCCTGTTATCGGCCATCCGGTCGCTTTCCGTATTGCTCTATGCGGCCCGACAAAATGAACAGGTAACCCGCCTGCTTGACGTCGCCCAAAAAACCAACAAACAGCTACAGACGTTAAACATGGAAATTGAACATCAGGCCGGGCAATTGAGCCGAAAAAATACAGAGCTTGAGGACCAGCAAAAAAAGGTGGAAGAGGCAAACCGCCTGAAAAGCGAGTTCCTGTCCAATATGAGTCATGAACTGCGAACCCCTCTGAACTCAGTGAACGCATTGTCCCGGGTGCTGATTACCCAGGCCGGCGAAAAACTGACCCCGGAGGAAAAAAACTATCTGGAAATCATTGAGCGCAACGGCAAACGCCTGCTGGCACTGATCAACGACATCCTCGACCTGTCGAAAATAGAGTCGGGCAAGATGGAACTGGATTACACCCGCTTTTCCCTTGCCCGTACAATTGACAATATCGTGGAAAGCCTTTCGCCACTCGCCCGGAATAAAAATATCCGGCTTGACACCCAGCTTTCCGGAACACTTCCCCTGCTTGAAAATGATGAAGCCAAGGTGCATCAGGTGCTTGAAAACATCATTGCCAATGCCGTGAAATTCACAGAACAAGGCGGTGTTGCGGTGTCTGCCGTTGAACGAAACGGCCATGTTGAAATTAGTATTAAAGATTCGGGTATCGGTATCTCTTCTAAAGATTTAAAAACCATATTTGAAGAATTCCGGCAGTCCGACGGCACCACAACCCGGAAATATGAAGGTACCGGGCTTGGGCTGGCCATCGCCCACAAAGCGGTTCAGTTAATGGGCGGAAAACTCGAAGTCTCCTCCGTAATTGACCAGGGCAGCACATTTATTGTCACGCTCCCGGTCAATCCCCAGGGTGCCGGCCCAAAGCCCTTGCCGACAAAATCTTTACCGGAGGCCGCAAACGAAGAGCCGGCCAGTATCCTCATCGTGGATGACGACGACAACACACGAGACCTCTTAAGCCATGCCTTTCAAAGGCAGGGGTATACCACCTTGACCGCGGCCACAGGCCGCCAGGCGCTTCACTATGCCAAAACCCAACCCATTTTGGCCATCACCCTGGATGTGATCATGCCGGAAATGGACGGCTGGGAAGTATTGACCCGGCTAAAGGAAGATCTGGATACTGCTGAAATCCCGGTGATTATTGTATCTGTGTCCGATGACCGCAGCACCGGGTTTGCCCTGGGCGCTGTGGGGTATGTGAACAAACCCCTGGACCGGAAACTGCTGCACGAAGAGATTGGTAAATTTACCCAAACAACGCCGTCCAGCGTTATGCTGGTGGATGATAATGAAATGGAACGTAACCAGACGGCTTTGTGGCTCACCCGGGAGGGGGTTCGGGTAACGGCAGCAGGCAGCGGAGAGCAATGCCTGGAACTTCTTGAATCCGACACGCCCGATATTATGGTCATAGATCTGGTGATGCCGGAGATGAGCGGATTTGAACTGATTAAAGCCATCCGGGCCAATCCGGAAACAGCCGGTATCCCTATACTGGTATTAACCGCCAAAGACCTGACCCCGGAAGAAAAGACGGCCCTTGAGAGGAACGCATCTTCCATTCTGCTCAAAACACCTGAATGCAGCCAGACGTTATATGAACAGATCAATGCCGTGTTAAAAACGATAGTCCCCCCCCGGTTGTCCCGATCCCTTGAACCCAGACCGATAACCGGCCGCCCTGTGGTATTGATCGTGGAAGATAACCCGGATAATATGATCACCATCAAAGCAATACTGCCCAAAGGATTAGATGTAAAAGAGGCCGAAGATGGGCAGCAGGGGTTGGATATGGCAAGGATACTGACCCCGGATCTCATTTTTCTGGATATGGCGCTGCCAAAAATGGATGGGTTCGAGGTTGTAAAAGCTTTAAAGGCAGATGAGCGGACAAAAAACATCCCCGTTGTCGCGCTGACGGCCCAGGCCATGCAGGGAGACAAACAGCGAATCCTCGGGGCAGGCTGCGATGACTATATTCCCAAACCCATTAACCCGGAAGCATTGAGAAAAAAAGTGCGGTTCTGGCTGCAGATAGATCCAGAGGAGAAAAAATGACCTGCATTCTGGCCATCGACGACAACAAGGACAACCTGACAAGCATCAGCGCGCTGCTCAAGCTGTTGCTCCCAAACAGTGATGTAATTACGGCATCTTCAGGCGAAGAAGGCATTCACAAAGCAATTACAGGCCACCCGGATACTATTTTGCTGGATATTCACATGCCGGGAATGGATGGGTTCGAAACCTGTCGTGAGTTAAAAAACATAGAGGCCACCGCTCATATCCCCGTCATCATGCTGACGGCTGTCCGGACGGATTCAAAGAGCCGGGTTAAGGCCCTTGATCTTGGTGCGGATGCTTTTTTAACCAAGCCCATTGATGAATCGGCACTTGCCGCCCAGGTTCGGGCCATGCTCAGGATTAAACAGGCCGAAGACCGTCTCAGGGATGACAAAATACATCTTGAGGTCTTGGTCAAAGAACGGGTTGCAGAACTCAGGCAAGTCAATTCCCAACTGGTCAAAGAGATCGAAGAACGAAGGCAAACGGAGCAAGCCAAAAAAAAGCTGGAGCAACAGCTGATCCATGCCCAGAAACTTGAATCCGTGGGCAGGCTTGCCGGGGGAATTGCCCATGATTTCAACAATATGCTCAGCATTATTCTGGGGTATTCAGAGATGATGCAAGAGGATATGACGCCCGATGACCCGAATTACGAACCAATAAACGAAATCAGCGCGGCAGCCAACCGGTCAGCCAATCTTACCGGACAGTTGCTCGCCTTTGCGCGCAAACAGACGGTAAGCCCGCAGGTACTGGATTTAAATGAGACCATACCCAGGATGATGACGATGCTCCACAGGCTGCTAAGAGAAGATATCAGTCTTAATTTTATGCCGGCATCCCCCCCCTGCATGGTCAATATTGATCCAAATCAGTTGGATCAAGTGTTGGTCAATCTGTGTATTAATGCCGGGGATGCCATCAACGGTGCCGGTCAAATTTCCATTACAGCTGAAAATGTGTTCATCAATGACGTGAATAGAGGTGAGAATATTGATTTACCTGCCGGCCGCTATGTCAAACTGTCCGTCATTGACACCGGATGCGGCATGGACAAAGATATGATTCCCAATATTTTTGAGCCTTTTTTTACAACCAAAGAGATGGCCAAAGGATCAGGTCTAGGACTCTCGACTGTGTATGGCATTGTCGGGCAGAACAACGGCACAATTGATGTATCCAGCCGGCCGGGTAAAGGCTCAACCTTTACAATTTTACTTCCCGAGCACAAAAAAACGGCCGACACTGGGGACAGCCATCGTAAGAACAAAGTACAGGACAGGCAAAGTGCAACCATTCTTTTGGTGGAGGATGAAGAATCCCTGCTGAATTTAGGCCGCCAACTGCTTGAACAACTGGGATATACGGTGTTGGCGACACATTCACCCAAAGAGGCCCTTCGCATCGCAGCCGATCACCCAGAACAAATCCAAGTACTTATCACGGATGTAATCATGCCCGAAATGAACGGACATGAACTTGCAGACAAGTTAAAAAAAGAGCATCCCCATATCCAATGTCTCTATGTATCCGGATATCCTGCCCAGGTACTTTCTTCGGAAAAGATACTGGAAGCGGGGAATCATTTTCTTCCCAAACCTTATAAAAAAGAAGATCTGGAACGTATGCTCAAGAATTTTTGAGTCTTTTCTACGCTGTTTCCATGATGAACATCCCCATTTTCCCCTTGACATAAATTCAAATTGTCGACATTAATCACCTTATCGATAATGATTAAACAAATAGACAAAGAATAGAATAGATTTAGTCGACATTCTGTAAAGATTTTGTTGTCACACAGAAAGGTAATGTTACATGAACAGCACTGCGCCCAAAAAGGTGAACCCCAAACAGGTCGCCAGGTCTGCGGTCAACGATCTGGATCCATATCTTCCGGGCCGGCCCATTAAGGCCCAGGGTCGGAATAAAATCTTCCAAAATATGGCGCCGAATTTTTGAGCCTTATTCAAGGCGCTCGCTTGGGAGCATATTGAAATATGTGCCTAAGGGAGCAACAAAGAAGAAGGCCAAAAAGGCAAGCCATATGGAAGAATTTATTTTGATCATGGGCCTAACGCCATTAAAGAAGAATTCGGACTGGACAAGGTGGTAAAACTGGCCTCCAATGAAAGTGCGGTTAAAATGCCCGGGAACTGCGCCGGACCCTGGAAAAAGATCAGGATATTCCTTTTGAGACGATGCTGATTGGAAACGGCGCTGAAGACTGCCTGAACATGATCGGTCAGGCGTTTTTAAATCCAGGGGATGAGTCCATCATCCGGGAGCCCACCGTTGATGCCTATCGTGTGGCCACAGAATTTATGGATGCAACACCCGGATATGTTCCCTTAAAGGATGACTGCATTGATCTGGACAGGGTGCCTGGTGCCTTTCTGGATCAATTGCCCGACAGCATCGTTGTGGTCCTTGACCAGGTCTATTGGGAGATATCACCTGGGAAGACCCGGCCAGGGTCATCTGTTATATCATAAAAAGCTGAGCGCCCGAGGCTCACATAATACTTTTCCCCAGGGCGGACAATGTGAGTTCAACAGCAAGCCTGGCGGTCTTATTGGCACTGTCGAGAATCGGATTGATTTCCACCAGGTCCATGGATGTGATTTTCCCGGAATCGGCCAGGGTTTCCATCAACAGGTGCGCCTCCCGGTATGTGATGCCTCCCGGTACGGGCGTGCCCACACCCGGGGCTTCCAACGGATCAAGGGCATCCATGTCAACGGACAGGTGAATGCGTTTGAGATGCGCAAACTTCATTAACGCCTTGTTGGCAACGGCACTGATCCCGGATTCATCTATTTCTCTCATGGAAAAGACCGTAATTCCCGATGCTTTTAACCGTTCTTTCTCTTTTTGATCCAGATCCCGCTGTCCGATCATGACCACATGTTCGGGCATGACTTTAATGCCAGGGGCTCCGACATTCAACAATGGTTCATACCCCTCCCCGGTCAAAACAGCCAGGGGCATACCATGGATGTTGCCCGAGGGAGAAGATTGGGGGGTGTTGAAATCACCATGGGCATCAACCCAGATCAGGCCGGCCGGTTCATTATAGGTTGCGGCCGCCACCGTTCCAATGGTTACGGAGTGGTCGCCGCCAATAAACAGAGGGAACCGTCCTTCCTCTATGGCCAACTTTCCCGCTTCATAAACCGCCGTGCAGATCTGGGTAATCTCTTTTACATAATCGTTTTTTTCAGATTTACCCAAGGCATCATCATCCCGGATCGGTATGCTGATATCTCCCGTGTCCACGACCACATGGCCAAGCGCCCTTAATTTCTGAATCAGGCCGGTGTATCTGACGGCCGCAGGCCCCATATCAACACCCCGAAGCGATTGCCCGAAATCCATGGGGATACCAATGATACTGATTTTTTTGCACATCATCCCAGTTCTCCAGACTAACGGCCACGGGCCGATATTAAGACGTTCTTAAAACTTCAAAATTTATTTCCGACACCGCCTGTTACAGCGTCAAAGCGATGCGATGCCTGCTTACCCTTAAACTATTAATCCCCGAAATAATCAACCCATTTAATCTAATGATTTGCATGAGTTTTGATCATTGAAAGTGTTTTAAGCGTCTTCTATGGCGGTGGAGAGGCAAATCTGGCGGCGCCTATATGGGCGCGACCTTAGGCGTTCCGAGCATCGCCTATCTTCCGTTTAATTTTTTCTGCTGGATTTCACCCATTGTTTCCCTGCTTTTCGGTTTATTTTGTTTCATCTTTTATTTGCGCCATAAATGCATAATTCATGATAAATTGAAAATTATTATAGCCAAAGACCTTGATCTTTGCCGGTGGAGCCTAACTATAGATAATCCAGATCTGGCCGATAAAAGACGAAGACCTGTACACGTGAACCAAGCCCACGGCTGCCTGGAAATAGGAAATCAGCTGTATTTTATGTTTTTGGTAACAAAAAAAACATTGGATAAAAATGGATAGAAAAAAACCCACATACGAAGAATTGGAAAGAAGAGTCCGGGAACTGGAAAGGCTGCAGCTCATGCAGAAGCAAAAGGAATCCCAACCGCTGAATCGTGAAATGTTTTTACGCACCCTGATTGAAACAATACCGGATCTTGTGTGGTTAAAAAATCCGGATGGTGTTTTCCTTGCCTGTAATCGAAAATTTGAGCGCCTTTTGAATACTAAGGAAAAGGATATTGTCGGAAAAACAGACTATGATTTTATGAGCAAACAGGAGGCGGATTTTTTCCGCAAACATGACAAAGCCGCCATCGCAAGCGGAAAGCCTGTGAAAAATGAAGAAGAAGTCATCTACCTAAATGACGGCCATAAGGAATTGCTTGAAACCATTAAAACGCCAATGTTCGATACTCAAAACCAACTGATCGGCGTATTGGGCGTGGCCCGTGATATAACAGAACGAAAACGGATTGAAAGAGAGCTTCGAATGAACGAAGCGCGATTACAATTAACGCTTCAAGTCGCCAATATCGGCCTCTGGGATTGGGATGTTGCCAATGATACCTGGCATGCCTCGCCTATATATTATACCATGTTGGGCTATAAACCCATTTTCGGTCGTTCTGACAGAAAGATATGGATCAAGCGGATTCATCCCGAAGACAGGGAAATGGTCAAAAATAAAATTAACAGTATTCTGAATTTCAAAACAAACGAATATCGCTATGAAGCACGTATGAAACATGCTGACGGCTCCTTTCGCCTGCATTACGTCACCGGATATGTGCTTGAAAGGGATGAGGACGATAAACCGGTTCATCTGATCGGCCTTAGAATTGACATCACCGAACGGAAAAAAGCGGAAGCTGAAAAAGAAAAACTCCAAGCGCAATTAATTCAGGCTCAGAAAATGGAGGCGGTAGGGCGTCTGGCAGGCGGTGTTGCCCATGATTTCAACAACATGCTGGGGATTATCATGGGGCAGGCCGAACTGATGCTGATTCAAATGGATCCAGCCGGACCCTATTTTACCGGGTTACAGGAAATCAGAAAAGCCGCTGAAAGTTCAGCCGACCTGACGCGACAATTATTAGCCTTTGCCCGTAAGCAGACCATATCGCCCAAGGTACTTAACCTGAATACGGTTGTTGAAAGCATGATTAAAATGCTGCAGCGAATCATTGGTGAGGATATCCACCTTGTCTGGTCTCCTGGGAAAAAGCCCTGGAAGATATCAATGGACGCCGGACAAATCGACCAGATCCTTATCAACCTGTGCGTCAATGCCCGGGATAGTATCACCGGCGTTGGAAAAATCATCATCGAGACAGAAAACTGCACGTTGGATGCGGATTATTGCATTGATCATGCGGGATTCATACCCGGTGATTACATGACGTTGGCGGTTAGCGACAGTGGTTGCGGGATGGATCCCGATATTCTCAATAATATATTTGAACCTTTTTTTACCACCAAGGACGAAGAAAAGGGGACGGGCCTCGGCCTTGCCATGATTTATGGTATTGTCAAACAAAACGATGGGTTTATCAATGTATACAGCGAACCAAAACATGGCTCCAAATTTAAAATTTATCTGCCCCGGCACCAGACAGATAACAGAGAGGAATCCCAAACCAATCGTCCCGAGGCCCTGGAGACCGGCTCGGAGACGATCCTGGTGGTGGAGGACAATACCGATCTTCTGGAAATCAGTCAGACCATGCTGGAACAGCAGGGGTATTTAGTGTTGACCGCGGCCTCACCCGTGAAAGCGCTGGAAGTGGTAAAAAAGCATGCCGACGGCATTGACCTGCTCATTACGGATGTGATTATGCCGGAGATGAACGGGCGGGAGTTGGCAAAAAAACTGGAACTGAGCCATCCGGATCTGAAAGTGCTCT contains:
- a CDS encoding aminotransferase class III-fold pyridoxal phosphate-dependent enzyme; this translates as MKTNEYIALEDQYGAKNYKPLDVVLCKGEGIWVWDADGNKYMDCLAAYSAVNQGHCHPEIRRAMMDQAGKLTLTSRAFRNDQLKQIDCPAIKEICGIGLMIAVELHENTPGGARAICERLAGLGILCKETHTYTIRFAPPLVITKSDIDWAMTRISLAFKDVK
- a CDS encoding LysR family transcriptional regulator — translated: MKETHYHCLPSQNGLKFFEGAVSRQIKLLENQLNVIIFHRAHRKLNLTEQGRILARVEPELKGGQCLQTVAG
- a CDS encoding GntR family transcriptional regulator → MKNRNLTSIVFDDIRNKILNYQLLPGNRISDTEIAEAMDISRSPVRQALFRLAEHGLIESRHNRGFIVKVFSAKEIEDLHVLREALELSAIDLLVKNMNRDTAQRLEHAVDCLKPLIDQNDIAEITRIDWQFHNLIIKGGGNTLMIEFYRSLQDRIKISFPHLQTPGPAMWEIYDEHKQILDNILYRNTAGAKYAMSSHLKRALEINLTATREHKSKTP
- a CDS encoding response regulator, encoding MTCILAIDDNKDNLTSISALLKLLLPNSDVITASSGEEGIHKAITGHPDTILLDIHMPGMDGFETCRELKNIEATAHIPVIMLTAVRTDSKSRVKALDLGADAFLTKPIDESALAAQVRAMLRIKQAEDRLRDDKIHLEVLVKERVAELRQVNSQLVKEIEERRQTEQAKKKLEQQLIHAQKLESVGRLAGGIAHDFNNMLSIILGYSEMMQEDMTPDDPNYEPINEISAAANRSANLTGQLLAFARKQTVSPQVLDLNETIPRMMTMLHRLLREDISLNFMPASPPCMVNIDPNQLDQVLVNLCINAGDAINGAGQISITAENVFINDVNRGENIDLPAGRYVKLSVIDTGCGMDKDMIPNIFEPFFTTKEMAKGSGLGLSTVYGIVGQNNGTIDVSSRPGKGSTFTILLPEHKKTADTGDSHRKNKVQDRQSATILLVEDEESLLNLGRQLLEQLGYTVLATHSPKEALRIAADHPEQIQVLITDVIMPEMNGHELADKLKKEHPHIQCLYVSGYPAQVLSSEKILEAGNHFLPKPYKKEDLERMLKNF
- the rocF gene encoding arginase, which produces MMCKKISIIGIPMDFGQSLRGVDMGPAAVRYTGLIQKLRALGHVVVDTGDISIPIRDDDALGKSEKNDYVKEITQICTAVYEAGKLAIEEGRFPLFIGGDHSVTIGTVAAATYNEPAGLIWVDAHGDFNTPQSSPSGNIHGMPLAVLTGEGYEPLLNVGAPGIKVMPEHVVMIGQRDLDQKEKERLKASGITVFSMREIDESGISAVANKALMKFAHLKRIHLSVDMDALDPLEAPGVGTPVPGGITYREAHLLMETLADSGKITSMDLVEINPILDSANKTARLAVELTLSALGKSIM
- a CDS encoding response regulator, whose translation is MSVFDRLSLKNRMVFSFSLIIILFVVLSISTYRQIEVLNELTRTLYTHPLQVSNAALEAKAGVLAMHRSMKDVSTAQSQADISLAIQEVREKEAVVYRELNLIKRYILGLEGRQLIESTILLFDGWKPIRLEVQDFVLKGERASANLITRKKGADYVAHLERRMEELTRYARNKADGFMQDARKTQRRVYIHILTSITLFMCLAITIGYRLSSSILGAIETFRQTIARITRTGELEQTTVKGNHEIAALASHFNRLIHRLQGQFWLQRMENELIHALSGDLGFEAMLEKSCTHLCQSLKNCTGAIYTYDEQGGKCRLSYYYAIPEGSQFAKEFDLGKGLVGQAAKDKKKIMLSRPTTEEASVNSGIQHQTPSGIMAIPMMYKNHLLGIFEVAFFDPENTLKQQALLSAIRSLSVLLYAARQNEQVTRLLDVAQKTNKQLQTLNMEIEHQAGQLSRKNTELEDQQKKVEEANRLKSEFLSNMSHELRTPLNSVNALSRVLITQAGEKLTPEEKNYLEIIERNGKRLLALINDILDLSKIESGKMELDYTRFSLARTIDNIVESLSPLARNKNIRLDTQLSGTLPLLENDEAKVHQVLENIIANAVKFTEQGGVAVSAVERNGHVEISIKDSGIGISSKDLKTIFEEFRQSDGTTTRKYEGTGLGLAIAHKAVQLMGGKLEVSSVIDQGSTFIVTLPVNPQGAGPKPLPTKSLPEAANEEPASILIVDDDDNTRDLLSHAFQRQGYTTLTAATGRQALHYAKTQPILAITLDVIMPEMDGWEVLTRLKEDLDTAEIPVIIVSVSDDRSTGFALGAVGYVNKPLDRKLLHEEIGKFTQTTPSSVMLVDDNEMERNQTALWLTREGVRVTAAGSGEQCLELLESDTPDIMVIDLVMPEMSGFELIKAIRANPETAGIPILVLTAKDLTPEEKTALERNASSILLKTPECSQTLYEQINAVLKTIVPPRLSRSLEPRPITGRPVVLIVEDNPDNMITIKAILPKGLDVKEAEDGQQGLDMARILTPDLIFLDMALPKMDGFEVVKALKADERTKNIPVVALTAQAMQGDKQRILGAGCDDYIPKPINPEALRKKVRFWLQIDPEEKK
- a CDS encoding PAS domain S-box protein, which encodes MDRKKPTYEELERRVRELERLQLMQKQKESQPLNREMFLRTLIETIPDLVWLKNPDGVFLACNRKFERLLNTKEKDIVGKTDYDFMSKQEADFFRKHDKAAIASGKPVKNEEEVIYLNDGHKELLETIKTPMFDTQNQLIGVLGVARDITERKRIERELRMNEARLQLTLQVANIGLWDWDVANDTWHASPIYYTMLGYKPIFGRSDRKIWIKRIHPEDREMVKNKINSILNFKTNEYRYEARMKHADGSFRLHYVTGYVLERDEDDKPVHLIGLRIDITERKKAEAEKEKLQAQLIQAQKMEAVGRLAGGVAHDFNNMLGIIMGQAELMLIQMDPAGPYFTGLQEIRKAAESSADLTRQLLAFARKQTISPKVLNLNTVVESMIKMLQRIIGEDIHLVWSPGKKPWKISMDAGQIDQILINLCVNARDSITGVGKIIIETENCTLDADYCIDHAGFIPGDYMTLAVSDSGCGMDPDILNNIFEPFFTTKDEEKGTGLGLAMIYGIVKQNDGFINVYSEPKHGSKFKIYLPRHQTDNREESQTNRPEALETGSETILVVEDNTDLLEISQTMLEQQGYLVLTAASPVKALEVVKKHADGIDLLITDVIMPEMNGRELAKKLELSHPDLKVLYMSGYTADIIAHHGVLEKDTHFIQKPFSIRELAARTRQVIECR